Within the Pseudomonas fulva genome, the region CGTGGCTGGCGTTGCCGTAACCAACGTCGGCCACTCCCATCCGTTGCTCGTCGCCGCCATCAGTGAACAGGCCGGCCTGCTGCTGCATACCTCCAACCTGTACAGCATCGATTGGCAGCAACGCCTGGCCCACAAGCTCACCCGCCTGTCCGGTCTGGACCGGGCGTTTTTCAACAACTCCGGGGCGGAGGCCAACGAGACGGCGCTCAAGCTGGCGCGCCTGCATGGCTGGCGCAAAGGTATCGAGCAACCGCTGGTAGTGGTGATGGAAAACGCCTTCCACGGCCGCACCCTGGGCACCCTGGCCGCCAGCGATGGCCCTGCCGTGCGGTCGGCGTACGGCGCCTTGCCGGGGGATTTCGTCAAGGCGCCATTCGGCGACCTGCTGGCCTTCGAGCGCCTCTGTGCACAGCATGGTCATCGCATCGCTGCCGTGCTGGTCGAGCCGGTGCAGGGCGAGGGCGGCGTACAGGTGGCGCCGGCCGGCTATTTGCAAGCGCTGCGCAAGCATTGCACGCGGCGCAACTGGTTGCTCATGCTCGACGAAATTCAGACCGGCATGGGCCGCACCGGGCAATGGTTCGCTTTTCAGCACGAAGGCATCGTGCCGGACGTCATCTCCCTGGCCAAAGGCCTGGGCAACGGCGTGCCCATCGGTGCCTGCCTGGCGAAAGCCGGCGCTGCCGACCTGTTCACTCCGGGCAGCCACGGCAGCACCTTTGGCGGCAACCCGCTGGCCTGCCGCGCAGCCTGTACGGTGGTGGACATCATCGAGCAGCAAGGCCTGGTGCAGAACGCACGTGAGCAAGGGCAGTACCTGCTCGAGCGGCTGCGCGAGGTGCTGAACGGCCATCCGCAAGTCGTGGCCGTTCGCGGCCTGGG harbors:
- a CDS encoding aspartate aminotransferase family protein, whose protein sequence is MTTDCLMSTYKPLALSFVRGLGARLWDQAGREYLDAVAGVAVTNVGHSHPLLVAAISEQAGLLLHTSNLYSIDWQQRLAHKLTRLSGLDRAFFNNSGAEANETALKLARLHGWRKGIEQPLVVVMENAFHGRTLGTLAASDGPAVRSAYGALPGDFVKAPFGDLLAFERLCAQHGHRIAAVLVEPVQGEGGVQVAPAGYLQALRKHCTRRNWLLMLDEIQTGMGRTGQWFAFQHEGIVPDVISLAKGLGNGVPIGACLAKAGAADLFTPGSHGSTFGGNPLACRAACTVVDIIEQQGLVQNAREQGQYLLERLREVLNGHPQVVAVRGLGLMIGIELRKPMPDLVALTARNHGLLINVTRGQTIRLLPPLIVGTADIEAIVQGIVSALNGAEGARK